Proteins found in one Bacillus subtilis subsp. subtilis str. 168 genomic segment:
- the yugS gene encoding hypothetical protein (Evidence 3: Putative function from multiple computational evidences; Product type t: transporter), with protein sequence MLILQLIAIFVLIGITAVFVAAEFAIVKIRGSKINQLIESGDSRALAAHKIISNLDEYLSACQLGITITALGLGWLGEPTFERFLHPLFTMTGIPEPFNHIVTFVVAFIIVTFLHVVMGELAPKTVSIQKAEAVSLWIAKPLIWFYKITYPFIKALNGSASFLVKLFGFHSVKEHQVVISEEELRLILSESYEKGEINQSEFRYVNKIFEFDNRVAREIMIPRTEIAVISLEQSLEEAIHHIINERYTRYPVIKDDKDHILGIINSKDMFKAYFLGQPIKLNQIMRPVIRVIESIPVQQLLIRMQKERIHMAILVDEYGGTAGLVTVEDIIEEIVGEIRDEYDQDETPHILKKGEHHYVMDGKALIDEVNDLLDIAIENEEIDTIAGWLLTQKMELKAGDVIHAEGCEFKILDAEDHHIRFVEIKKTDF encoded by the coding sequence TTGCTTATTTTACAATTGATCGCCATTTTTGTTTTGATTGGCATTACGGCTGTTTTCGTTGCAGCGGAATTTGCGATCGTCAAAATCAGAGGTTCAAAAATCAATCAGCTCATCGAAAGCGGTGACAGCCGAGCACTAGCCGCACATAAAATCATCTCCAATCTTGACGAGTATTTATCAGCCTGCCAGCTCGGGATTACGATTACAGCCCTCGGCCTTGGGTGGCTTGGTGAACCTACATTTGAACGTTTTCTTCATCCCTTATTTACAATGACAGGCATACCGGAACCGTTTAACCACATTGTCACATTTGTAGTTGCATTTATCATCGTCACTTTTTTGCATGTGGTGATGGGGGAGCTTGCCCCGAAAACGGTTTCTATTCAAAAAGCTGAAGCTGTAAGCTTATGGATTGCAAAGCCGCTGATCTGGTTTTATAAAATCACGTACCCGTTTATTAAAGCATTAAACGGCTCTGCAAGTTTTCTTGTGAAATTGTTTGGCTTTCATTCGGTAAAGGAGCATCAGGTTGTCATCAGCGAAGAGGAACTAAGGCTGATCCTTTCTGAAAGCTATGAAAAGGGAGAAATCAATCAGTCTGAATTCCGCTATGTAAATAAGATTTTTGAATTTGACAACCGGGTAGCGAGAGAGATTATGATTCCGCGGACAGAAATTGCGGTTATCTCTCTGGAGCAGTCGCTTGAAGAGGCAATTCATCACATCATTAATGAACGGTATACACGCTACCCTGTCATCAAAGATGACAAGGATCATATTTTAGGGATCATCAACAGCAAAGATATGTTTAAAGCTTATTTTCTCGGCCAGCCGATAAAGCTGAATCAAATCATGAGGCCCGTTATCAGAGTCATTGAAAGCATTCCTGTTCAGCAGCTTTTAATCCGCATGCAGAAGGAGCGGATTCACATGGCGATTCTTGTCGATGAATACGGGGGAACGGCGGGGCTTGTCACTGTAGAGGATATTATCGAGGAAATCGTCGGGGAAATCCGCGATGAGTATGATCAGGATGAAACACCGCACATCCTGAAAAAGGGCGAGCACCATTATGTGATGGATGGAAAAGCGCTAATAGACGAAGTGAATGACCTTCTCGACATTGCGATTGAAAATGAAGAAATTGATACGATTGCAGGCTGGCTTCTAACGCAAAAAATGGAGCTGAAAGCAGGGGATGTGATACACGCGGAGGGCTGTGAATTTAAAATCCTCGACGCCGAAGATCACCACATCCGTTTTGTAGAAATAAAAAAAACTGATTTTTGA
- the yugP gene encoding putative metal-dependent protease/peptidase (Evidence 3: Putative function from multiple computational evidences; PubMedId: 15849754, 16704729, 16850406, 24383880; Product type e: enzyme), producing MLFIFLTIAALGLSFWAQFKVKSNFEKYSKVEASSGRTGAETARRILDINGLYDVPVEPVRGTLTDHYDPTRRVVRLSEPVYYGRSISAISVASHEVGHALQHQESYGALVLRHKIFPVVNFASGVAPLLFLGGMLLGSLNLIGLGIILFSAAVFFQLITLPVEFNASSRAKQIIVSEGFIRNNEENGVNKVLSAAALTYVAAALVSLFELLRFVMIFLNGRDEN from the coding sequence ATGCTGTTTATATTTTTAACAATAGCCGCATTGGGATTGTCGTTTTGGGCACAATTTAAAGTAAAGAGCAACTTTGAAAAATATTCAAAAGTGGAAGCCTCAAGCGGACGTACAGGGGCAGAAACGGCAAGACGGATTTTAGATATAAACGGTCTTTACGACGTGCCGGTCGAACCGGTAAGAGGCACTTTAACAGACCATTACGACCCGACAAGACGGGTGGTGCGTTTATCTGAGCCGGTCTATTACGGCCGCTCAATTTCCGCCATATCCGTAGCTTCCCATGAAGTCGGACATGCCTTGCAGCATCAGGAGTCATATGGTGCGCTTGTGCTGAGACATAAAATCTTCCCAGTCGTGAATTTTGCATCCGGTGTAGCTCCTTTGCTTTTCTTAGGAGGCATGCTTCTCGGCAGCCTGAATTTGATCGGGCTTGGCATCATACTGTTTTCAGCGGCTGTCTTTTTCCAGCTGATTACATTGCCTGTCGAATTCAATGCAAGTTCACGTGCGAAGCAGATTATTGTGTCAGAAGGATTCATCCGAAACAATGAAGAAAATGGGGTAAATAAAGTGCTGAGTGCTGCTGCCTTAACGTATGTGGCCGCCGCCCTGGTTTCCCTGTTTGAACTACTTCGTTTTGTGATGATTTTCTTAAACGGTCGTGATGAGAATTAA
- the yuzI gene encoding hypothetical protein (Evidence 4: Unknown function but conserved in other organisms; PubMedId: 16704729; Product type f : factor) yields MTIFQRTIVVLIGTQLAASAVILFIFDLNSYNHFSGSFSWLHFLKELAGSFAFYLFSAGLFFLLIGLCAPSRKKKRISVHEKENSLK; encoded by the coding sequence ATGACGATCTTTCAAAGAACGATCGTGGTTTTAATCGGTACGCAGCTGGCGGCATCCGCGGTGATTTTGTTTATTTTCGATTTGAATTCATATAATCACTTTTCCGGAAGCTTCTCCTGGCTTCATTTTCTGAAAGAACTGGCCGGCAGTTTCGCCTTTTATTTGTTTTCAGCAGGCCTGTTCTTTTTGCTGATTGGATTGTGTGCTCCAAGCCGGAAGAAAAAGCGCATTTCTGTACACGAGAAAGAAAACTCATTAAAATAA
- the mstX gene encoding atypical membrane-integrating regulator of biofilm formation (Mistic protein) (Evidence 1a: Function from experimental evidences in the studied strain; PubMedId: 15731457, 23737939, 25297828; Product type cp: cell process) — protein MFCTFFEKHHRKWDILLEKSTGVMEAMKVTSEEKEQLSTAIDRMNEGLDAFIQLYNESEIDEPLIQLDDDTAELMKQARDMYGQEKLNEKLNTIIKQILSISVSEEGEKE, from the coding sequence ATGTTTTGTACATTTTTTGAAAAACATCACCGGAAGTGGGACATACTGTTAGAAAAAAGCACGGGTGTGATGGAAGCTATGAAAGTGACGAGTGAGGAAAAGGAACAGCTGAGCACAGCAATCGACCGAATGAATGAAGGACTGGACGCGTTTATCCAGCTGTATAATGAATCGGAAATTGATGAACCGCTTATTCAGCTTGATGATGATACAGCCGAGTTAATGAAGCAGGCCCGAGATATGTACGGCCAGGAAAAGCTAAATGAGAAATTAAATACAATTATTAAACAGATTTTATCCATCTCAGTATCTGAAGAAGGAGAAAAAGAATGA
- the kbfO gene encoding potassium channel protein involved in biofilm formation (Evidence 1a: Function from experimental evidences in the studied strain; PubMedId: 16704729, 23737939, 25297828; Product type t: transporter), producing the protein MKSNRIFISWLRWPLFIRIGVIILCLILLFGQIIYILEPKQFTSVFEGIWWAVVTVSTVGYGDYVPHTPLGQAAGILLILSGASFVTAYFATLSAAAFSRQHRYIEGKVAYKGRDHIILIGWNEKTNRLLKDLQLAAPSKTVVLIDESLTEGPLIENVHFIRGHAADDGTLKRANITEAESVMITADQYKSETDADMLSVLTLLSVKGLNPLAYCIVEILTDRFVTNAERAGANQIIGTSEFISRAMLQHYQVKLRPSKQQNGIKLTLDQHVELLAVPDELKGAAYKTCVLYFLDHNTTIIGIQKKEGPMLSPPLTYKVLETDQFLAI; encoded by the coding sequence ATGAAATCAAATCGGATATTTATTTCATGGCTCAGGTGGCCGTTATTTATCCGAATCGGGGTTATTATTTTATGTCTGATTCTTTTGTTCGGCCAAATCATTTATATACTTGAGCCTAAGCAGTTCACTTCGGTATTCGAAGGTATTTGGTGGGCTGTCGTTACGGTTTCTACAGTCGGTTATGGAGACTATGTGCCGCACACTCCGCTGGGACAGGCAGCCGGAATACTGCTGATTTTGAGCGGAGCAAGCTTTGTCACAGCGTATTTCGCTACGTTATCAGCGGCCGCATTCAGCAGACAGCATCGCTACATTGAAGGAAAAGTTGCTTACAAAGGCCGGGACCACATCATTCTGATCGGGTGGAATGAAAAAACAAACCGGCTTTTGAAGGACCTTCAGCTTGCCGCCCCTTCCAAAACAGTCGTACTAATCGATGAATCCTTAACAGAAGGCCCGCTTATTGAAAACGTTCATTTCATACGCGGGCACGCTGCCGATGATGGGACACTGAAACGGGCCAATATTACTGAAGCGGAATCAGTGATGATTACTGCCGATCAGTATAAAAGTGAAACTGATGCTGATATGCTGTCAGTGCTGACTCTTTTATCTGTTAAAGGTCTTAATCCCCTTGCTTACTGCATCGTCGAGATTTTAACTGACCGTTTTGTCACCAATGCGGAACGGGCAGGCGCAAACCAAATCATCGGAACTTCAGAATTTATCAGCCGGGCGATGCTGCAGCATTACCAAGTCAAGTTACGGCCGTCTAAACAGCAGAACGGAATCAAGCTGACACTTGATCAGCATGTGGAGCTTCTTGCTGTTCCTGACGAACTAAAGGGAGCGGCTTACAAAACCTGTGTTCTCTATTTCCTTGATCACAACACAACAATTATAGGCATACAAAAAAAGGAGGGGCCGATGCTTTCCCCTCCTCTTACATACAAGGTGCTCGAAACAGATCAATTCCTTGCCATCTAG
- the yugN gene encoding hypothetical protein (Evidence 4: Unknown function but conserved in other organisms), producing MIPIPSAIDGQSFLLQELEQVMKPLGYVINGGWEYDHGYFDYKIDDRDGYLFLRIPVNAVQGSLDERGAAVRIGTPFMLRQVFQADVDDHAEGGPFQSLFNQFSEPERRDAEIDPAFLDIGASLVKELEDVLLH from the coding sequence ATGATACCAATACCTTCCGCGATAGATGGGCAGTCTTTTCTGCTTCAAGAACTGGAACAAGTGATGAAGCCGCTCGGTTATGTGATAAACGGCGGCTGGGAATACGATCATGGCTACTTTGATTATAAAATTGATGATAGAGACGGCTATTTATTTTTAAGAATTCCCGTCAATGCGGTACAGGGCAGTCTCGATGAACGAGGGGCGGCCGTCCGGATCGGAACGCCATTTATGCTGAGACAGGTGTTTCAGGCGGATGTTGACGATCACGCCGAGGGAGGGCCTTTCCAATCACTGTTTAATCAATTTTCCGAACCGGAAAGGCGGGACGCGGAAATTGATCCGGCATTTTTGGATATCGGCGCCTCTCTCGTGAAAGAATTGGAGGATGTTCTGTTACACTAG
- the yugM gene encoding putative transporter (Evidence 3: Putative function from multiple computational evidences; PubMedId: 15849754, 16850406; Product type t: transporter) has protein sequence MFMKQLVKHLIIAGFSAAILSFLISFDAVYTGFSSSFGGTLSHFFIHSFLLIGLPLALFTDAVHRILHLKRTHTLFTKLGLYATVVYVSWDSAVWLAAAMAVYFLIECAFFPVGRAKETTISM, from the coding sequence ATGTTCATGAAACAATTGGTTAAACATCTCATCATTGCCGGTTTTTCTGCAGCTATTTTAAGTTTCCTTATCTCCTTTGATGCCGTGTATACAGGGTTTTCTTCAAGCTTTGGCGGCACGCTGTCACATTTTTTCATCCACTCCTTTCTTCTCATTGGTTTGCCGCTTGCCCTTTTTACCGATGCGGTACATCGGATTTTGCATTTAAAACGAACCCATACTCTTTTCACTAAATTAGGACTCTATGCAACGGTTGTTTATGTGTCTTGGGATTCAGCTGTATGGCTTGCAGCGGCAATGGCTGTTTACTTCTTAATTGAATGCGCTTTCTTTCCTGTTGGCCGCGCGAAAGAAACAACGATTTCCATGTAG
- the pgi gene encoding glucose-6-phosphate isomerase (Evidence 2a: Function from experimental evidences in other organisms; PubMedId: 4214896, 4275311, 11489127, 19052382, 21453533, 22720735, 24705866; Product type e: enzyme): MTHVRFDYSKALTFFNEHELTYLRDFVKTAHHNIHEKTGAGSDFLGWVDLPEHYDKEEFARIKKSAEKIKSDSDVLLVVGIGGSYLGARAAIEALNHAFYNTLPKAKRGNPQVIFIGNNISSSYMRDVMDLLEDVDFSINVISKSGTTTEPAIAFRIFRKLLEEKYGKEEAKARIYATTDKERGALKTLSNEEGFESFVIPDDVGGRYSVLTAVGLLPIAVSGVNIDDMMKGALDASKDFATSELEDNPAYQYAVVRNVLYNKGKTIEMLINYEPALQYFAEWWKQLFGESEGKDEKGIYPSSANYSTDLHSLGQYVQEGRRDLFETVLNVEKPKHELTIEEADNDLDGLNYLAGKTVDFVNKKAFQGTMLAHTDGNVPNLIVNIPELNAYTFGYLVYFFEKACAMSGYLLGVNPFDQPGVEAYKVNMFALLGKPGFEEKKAELEKRLED; this comes from the coding sequence ATGACGCATGTACGCTTTGACTACTCAAAAGCGTTGACTTTCTTCAACGAACATGAACTTACATACCTGCGGGACTTTGTAAAAACAGCACACCATAATATCCATGAGAAAACAGGCGCGGGCAGCGATTTTCTAGGCTGGGTGGACCTCCCTGAACATTATGATAAAGAAGAATTCGCGCGCATCAAAAAAAGCGCGGAAAAAATCAAATCTGACTCTGATGTCTTGCTTGTTGTCGGCATCGGCGGTTCTTATCTTGGAGCGCGGGCAGCGATTGAAGCGCTGAATCACGCGTTTTATAACACTTTGCCAAAAGCAAAACGCGGCAATCCGCAAGTCATTTTTATCGGGAACAACATCAGTTCATCTTATATGAGAGACGTCATGGATCTTCTTGAAGATGTTGACTTCTCTATTAATGTGATTTCTAAATCAGGTACGACAACTGAACCTGCAATCGCTTTCCGTATTTTCCGCAAGCTTCTTGAAGAGAAATACGGTAAAGAAGAAGCGAAAGCGCGGATTTATGCAACAACTGATAAAGAGCGCGGCGCATTAAAAACGCTTTCTAACGAAGAAGGCTTTGAATCATTCGTAATTCCTGACGATGTCGGCGGCCGTTATTCAGTTTTAACAGCTGTAGGTCTCTTGCCGATTGCTGTCAGCGGCGTCAACATTGACGACATGATGAAAGGCGCCCTGGATGCGAGCAAAGATTTTGCAACATCTGAACTGGAAGATAACCCAGCATACCAATATGCGGTTGTTCGCAATGTCCTTTATAATAAGGGCAAAACAATTGAAATGCTCATCAACTACGAACCGGCGCTTCAATACTTTGCGGAATGGTGGAAGCAGCTGTTCGGAGAAAGCGAAGGGAAAGATGAGAAGGGCATTTATCCTTCTTCAGCGAACTATTCAACAGACCTTCATTCTTTAGGCCAGTATGTACAAGAAGGCCGCAGAGATTTATTCGAAACGGTCCTGAACGTAGAGAAGCCTAAACATGAACTGACAATTGAGGAAGCGGATAACGATCTTGACGGCTTGAACTATTTAGCCGGTAAAACTGTTGATTTCGTTAACAAAAAAGCATTCCAAGGTACAATGCTTGCCCATACAGACGGAAATGTTCCGAACTTAATCGTTAACATTCCTGAGCTGAATGCATATACTTTTGGATACCTTGTATATTTCTTCGAAAAAGCCTGCGCGATGAGCGGTTACCTCCTTGGCGTCAATCCGTTTGACCAGCCTGGTGTAGAAGCGTATAAAGTCAATATGTTTGCGTTACTCGGCAAACCTGGCTTTGAAGAGAAAAAAGCAGAGCTTGAAAAACGTCTGGAAGATTAA
- the bdhK gene encoding NADH-dependent butanol dehydrogenase subunit (Evidence 2a: Function from experimental evidences in other organisms; PubMedId: 1385386, 1809209, 2673038; Product type e: enzyme), with translation MENFTYYNPTKLIFGKGQLEQLRKEFKRYGKNVLLVYGGGSIKRNGLYDQVTGILKEEGAVVHELSGVEPNPRLATVEKGIGLCREHDIDFLLAVGGGSVIDCTKAIAAGVKYDGDAWDIFSKKVTAEDALPFGTVLTLAATGSEMNPDSVITNWETNEKFVWGSNVTHPRFSILDPENTFTVPENQTVYGMVDMMSHVFEQYFHNVENTPLQDRMCFAVLQTVIETAPKLLEDLENYELRETILYAGTIALNGTLQMGYFGDWASHTMEHAVSAVYDIPHAGGLAILFPNWMRYTLDTNVGRFKNLMLNMFDIDTEGKTDKEIALEGIDKLSAFWTSLGAPSRLADYNIGEEKLELIADIAAKEMEHGGFGNFQKLNKDDVLAILRASL, from the coding sequence ATGGAAAATTTCACTTATTATAATCCGACAAAGCTGATTTTTGGAAAAGGTCAGCTTGAACAATTAAGAAAAGAATTCAAACGATACGGCAAGAATGTACTGCTTGTTTACGGGGGCGGCAGCATTAAACGCAACGGCCTTTATGATCAAGTCACAGGCATTTTAAAAGAAGAGGGCGCTGTTGTTCATGAGCTGTCAGGTGTAGAGCCAAACCCGCGTCTTGCGACAGTGGAAAAAGGCATAGGACTTTGCAGAGAGCATGACATTGATTTTCTGCTTGCTGTCGGCGGAGGCAGTGTGATTGACTGTACAAAGGCAATCGCAGCTGGCGTCAAATATGACGGTGACGCTTGGGATATTTTCAGCAAAAAAGTAACAGCGGAGGATGCGCTGCCGTTTGGCACTGTTTTAACTCTTGCTGCAACAGGGTCTGAAATGAACCCTGATTCCGTGATTACAAACTGGGAAACAAACGAGAAATTTGTATGGGGCAGCAATGTCACTCATCCGCGTTTCTCTATTTTAGACCCTGAAAATACGTTCACCGTTCCAGAAAATCAAACAGTATACGGCATGGTTGACATGATGAGCCACGTATTCGAACAATACTTCCATAATGTTGAAAACACGCCGCTTCAGGATAGAATGTGCTTTGCTGTTTTGCAGACGGTCATCGAAACAGCTCCTAAGCTTCTTGAAGATCTGGAAAACTACGAACTTCGTGAAACGATTTTGTATGCTGGTACTATTGCTTTAAACGGCACGCTCCAAATGGGATACTTCGGTGACTGGGCTTCTCATACAATGGAACACGCTGTTTCAGCTGTATATGATATTCCGCACGCGGGCGGTTTGGCAATACTGTTCCCAAATTGGATGAGATACACGCTTGATACAAATGTAGGCCGTTTTAAAAACCTTATGCTCAACATGTTTGACATTGATACTGAAGGCAAAACAGATAAAGAAATTGCGCTTGAAGGAATCGATAAACTGTCTGCGTTCTGGACAAGCCTCGGTGCACCTTCTCGTCTTGCTGATTACAATATTGGAGAAGAAAAGCTTGAGCTGATTGCTGATATCGCAGCCAAGGAAATGGAACACGGCGGCTTCGGCAACTTCCAAAAACTGAACAAAGATGACGTGCTTGCCATCCTTCGCGCGTCTCTATAA
- the bdhJ gene encoding NADH-dependent butanol dehydrogenase (Evidence 2a: Function from experimental evidences in other organisms; PubMedId: 1385386, 2673038, 9643546, 11466286, 15317791; Product type e: enzyme) has protein sequence MQNFTYWNPTKLIFGRGEVERLPEELKPYGKNVLLVYGGGSIKRSGLYDQVIEQLNKAGATVHELAGVEPNPRVSTVNKGVAICKEQNIDFLLAVGGGSVIDCTKAIAAGAKYDGDAWDIVTKKHQPKDALPFGTVLTLAATGSEMNSGSVITNWETKEKYGWGSPLVFPKFSILDPVNTFTVPKNHTIYGMVDMMSHVFEQYFHHVSNTPYQDRMCESLLRTVIETAPKLINDLENYELRETILYTGTIALNGMLSMGARGDWATHNIEHAVSAVYDIPHAGGLAILFPNWMRHTLSENPARMKQLAVRVFDVEEAGKTDEEIALEGIDKLSAFWTSLGAPNRLADYDINDEQLDTIADKAMANGTFGQFKSLNKEDVLSILKASL, from the coding sequence ATGCAAAACTTTACATACTGGAATCCGACCAAATTAATTTTCGGGCGCGGCGAAGTGGAAAGACTTCCGGAGGAACTCAAACCTTACGGAAAAAACGTATTGCTTGTGTACGGAGGCGGCAGCATTAAACGCAGCGGCCTGTATGATCAAGTGATTGAACAGCTGAATAAAGCCGGAGCGACCGTGCATGAATTAGCAGGTGTGGAACCGAATCCTCGTGTGTCGACTGTTAATAAAGGTGTTGCCATCTGTAAAGAACAAAACATTGATTTCTTGCTGGCTGTCGGAGGCGGAAGCGTAATCGACTGTACAAAAGCGATTGCCGCAGGAGCGAAGTATGATGGTGATGCGTGGGATATCGTTACGAAAAAGCATCAGCCAAAAGATGCTTTGCCATTCGGAACGGTATTGACTCTCGCTGCAACTGGTTCAGAAATGAACTCAGGATCTGTTATTACAAACTGGGAAACAAAAGAAAAATACGGCTGGGGCAGCCCGCTCGTATTCCCTAAATTCTCGATTCTTGATCCGGTGAATACATTCACCGTACCTAAAAACCACACGATCTACGGGATGGTTGACATGATGAGCCACGTATTCGAACAATACTTCCATCATGTATCAAACACGCCGTATCAGGACCGCATGTGTGAATCACTTTTGCGTACAGTCATTGAAACAGCGCCTAAGCTGATCAATGATCTCGAAAATTACGAATTGCGTGAGACGATCCTGTACACAGGAACAATCGCATTAAACGGCATGCTTTCTATGGGGGCAAGAGGGGATTGGGCTACTCATAATATTGAACATGCAGTATCAGCCGTTTATGATATTCCGCATGCCGGCGGACTGGCGATTCTGTTCCCGAATTGGATGAGACACACATTGTCTGAAAACCCTGCCCGCATGAAACAGCTTGCAGTTCGCGTGTTTGATGTTGAAGAAGCAGGTAAAACGGATGAAGAAATTGCCCTTGAAGGTATCGATAAGCTGTCCGCATTCTGGACAAGTCTTGGCGCTCCGAACCGTCTTGCTGATTATGATATTAATGATGAGCAGCTTGACACAATCGCTGACAAGGCAATGGCTAACGGTACATTCGGCCAATTTAAATCACTCAACAAAGAAGATGTGCTGTCAATTTTGAAAGCATCACTATAA
- the yuzA gene encoding hypothetical protein (Evidence 4: Unknown function but conserved in other organisms), whose amino-acid sequence MSTIQRICLVLTIIGAINWGLIGFFQFDLVAAIFGGQGSALSRIIYGLVGIAGLINLGLLFKPNEERSREEAANPEMR is encoded by the coding sequence ATGAGTACCATTCAAAGAATTTGTCTTGTATTAACCATCATTGGCGCCATTAACTGGGGACTGATCGGATTTTTCCAATTTGACTTAGTAGCGGCTATCTTCGGCGGCCAAGGGTCAGCTCTTTCCCGAATCATTTACGGACTTGTCGGAATCGCCGGCTTAATCAACCTCGGTCTGCTATTTAAGCCAAACGAGGAAAGATCACGTGAAGAAGCAGCAAATCCTGAAATGCGATAG
- the yugI gene encoding putative RNA degradation protein; putative phosphorylase or nucleotidyl transferase; general stress protein (Evidence 3: Putative function from multiple computational evidences; PubMedId: 9862121, 16014871, 19152054, 19636895; Product type e: enzyme): MAAKFEVGSVYTGKVTGLQAYGAFVALDEETQGLVHISEVTHGFVKDINEHLSVGDEVQVKVLAVDEEKGKISLSIRATQAAPEKKESKPRKPKAAQVSEEASTPQGFNTLKDKLEEWIEMSNRKDLIKK, encoded by the coding sequence ATGGCAGCAAAATTTGAAGTGGGCAGTGTTTACACTGGTAAAGTTACAGGATTACAAGCGTATGGTGCGTTTGTTGCATTAGATGAAGAAACTCAAGGTTTAGTACACATTTCTGAAGTGACTCACGGTTTCGTAAAAGATATCAACGAGCACCTTTCAGTTGGCGACGAAGTACAAGTAAAAGTACTTGCTGTTGATGAAGAAAAAGGCAAAATCAGCCTTTCAATTCGTGCGACACAAGCTGCGCCTGAGAAAAAAGAAAGCAAACCAAGAAAACCTAAAGCTGCTCAAGTAAGCGAAGAAGCTTCTACACCACAAGGTTTCAACACATTAAAAGATAAGCTTGAAGAGTGGATCGAAATGTCCAACCGCAAAGACCTTATCAAAAAATAA